A genomic stretch from Bos javanicus breed banteng chromosome 3, ARS-OSU_banteng_1.0, whole genome shotgun sequence includes:
- the LOC133245079 gene encoding olfactory receptor 10K2-like yields the protein MECVNGSLVREFVFLGFSSLAGLQRLLFAVFLVVYLFTLGTNAIISTVVLDRALHTPMYFFLAVLSCFETCYTFVIVPKMLVDLLAQKKAISFLGCAIQMFSFLFLGCSHSFLLAAMGYDRYVAICDPLRYTVLMGHGVCVGLVAAACACGFTVAQIITSLVFHLPFHSSNQLHHFFCDISPVLKVASHHTHFSQIVIIMLCALVLIIPLLLILVSYICIISAILQFPSTLGRYKAFSTCASHLIIVIVHYGCASFIYLRLKSNYSSSQDALISVSYTILTPLFNPMIYSLRNKEFTSALQRVVGRTICLS from the coding sequence ATGGAGTGTGTCAATGGTTCCTTGGTGAGAGAGTTTGTCTTCCTTGGCTTCTCCTCTCTGGCTGGGCTACAGCGGCTGCTCTTTGCTGTCTTCCTGGTAGTCTACCTCTTCACCCTGGGCACCAACGCCATCATCTCCACCGTTGTGTTGGACAGagccctccacacccccatgtacttcttccttgcTGTACTCTCTTGTTTTGAGACTTGTTACACCTTCGTCATTGTACCCAAGATGCTGGTTGACCTGCTGGCCCAGAAGAAGGCCATCTCCTTTCTGGGCTGTGCCATCCAgatgttttccttcctctttctaggTTGCTCTCACTCTTTCCTGCTGGCAGCCATGGGTTATGATCGCTACGTGGCCATCTGTGACCCTCTGCGCTACACAGTGCTCATGGGGCATGGGGTGTGCGTGGGACTAGTGGCTGCTGCCTGTGCCTGTGGCTTTACTGTCGCACAGATCATCACATCCTTGGTATTTCATCTGCCCTTTCATTCCTCCAACCAACTACACCACTTCTTCTGTGATATCTCTCCTGTTCTTAAGGTAGCATCTCACCATACTCACTTTAGTCAGATTGTCATTATCATGCTCTGTGCATTGGTCCTGATTATCCCCCTGCTGTTGATTTTGGTATCCTATATTTGCATCATCTCTGCCATACTCCAATTTCCTTCCACATTAGGCAGGTACAAAGCTTTTTCCACCTGTGCTTCTCACCTCATTATTGTCATTGTTCATTATGGCTGTGCCTCCTTTATCTACTTAAGGCTTAAATCCAACTATTCCTCAAGCCAGGATGCTCTCATATCAGTATCCTACACAATCCTAACGCCATTGTTCAATCCTATGATTTACAGTTTGAGAAATAAAGAGTTCACATCAGCTCTTCAAAGAGTTGTGGGAAGAACAATTTGTTTATCATGA
- the LOC133245270 gene encoding olfactory receptor 10K1, which translates to MEWVNETLVREFVFLGFSFLAGLQQLLFAVFLVVYLFTLSTNAIIISTIVLDRALHTPMYFFLAVLSCFETCYTFIIVPKMLVDLLAQKKTISFLGCAIQMFSFLFLGCSHSFLLAVMGYDRYVAICDPLHYTVLMGYGMCLGLVAAACACGFTVSLVTTSLVFHLPFHSSNQLHHFFCDISPVLKLASHHSRLSQLVIFMLGVFALIIPLLLILVSYIRIISAILKISSSVGRYKAFSTCASHLIVVTVHYGCASFIYLRPKSNYSSSQDALISVSYTILTPLFNPMIYSLRNKEFKSALRRAMVQTSYPVN; encoded by the coding sequence ATGGAGTGGGTCAATGAGACCTTGGTGAGAGAGTTTGTCTTCCTTGGCTTCTCATTTCTGGCTGGGCTGCAGCAGCTACTCTTTGCTGTCTTCTTGGTGGTCTACCTCTTCACCCTGAGCACCAATGCCATCATCATCTCCACCATTGTGCTGGACAGagccctccacacccccatgtacttcttccttgcTGTACTCTCCTGTTTTGAGACTTGTTATACCTTCATCATTGTACCTAAGATGCTGGTTGATCTGCTGGCCCAGAAGAAGACCATTTCTTTTCTAGGTTGTGCTATCCAgatgttttccttcctctttctaggTTGCTCTCACTCTTTCCTGCTGGCAGTCATGGGTTATgatcgctatgtggccatctgtgacCCTTTGCACTATACAGTGCTCATGGGTTATGGGATGTGTTTGGGACTAGTGGCTGCTGCCTGTGCCTGTGGCTTCACTGTGTCACTGGTCACCACCTCACTAGTATTTCACCTGCCATTCCACTCCTCCAATCAGCTCCATCACTTCTTCTGTGATATCTCTCCTGTCCTCAAGCTGGCATCTCATCACTCTCGTCTCAGTCAGTTGGTCATATTCATGCTTGGTGTATTTGCCTTGATTATTCCCCTGTTACTTATCCTGGTCTCCTACATCCGCATCATCTCTGCCATTCtaaaaatctcatcctctgttggaaGATACAAGGCCTTCTCTACCTGTGCCTCCCATCTCATTGTGGTAACTGTTCATTATGGTTGTGCCTCTTTCATCTACTTAAGGCCCAAATCCAATTACTCTTCAAGTCAAGATGCCCTAATATCTGTGTCTTATACAATCCTCACTCCATTGTTCAATCCAATGATTTACAGTCTAAGAAATAAGGAATTCAAATCAGCTCTTCGAAGAGCAATGGTCCAGACTTCATATCCTGTTAATTAA